A portion of the Sphingobacterium spiritivorum genome contains these proteins:
- a CDS encoding family 43 glycosylhydrolase, which translates to MAKNNILNRSFICLYSILSCSIALAQNPIIGIPGISDPHVRVFNNKIYLYSGHDDKPTDTTWIMKDWRVFSTSDLVNWKQETIISPKDNYMGANSTDCWAGDAAERKGKYYFYFSDRKRSIGVMKADSPGGKYMDALGKPLVAPMHDPTIITDDDPNKTPYLVYGDKEGGGYHIAKLNEDMISLAETPKPITITGEGWEKVGGWMDKNYIFKYKDTYYLSWGTEYAVSKNIYGPYTGAGSTGKGHHLGVLAHSSFFWWKGQFYHAWCYYLKQGYKFRSTIITYCHFDDQGRLVTDTDFLDKHFANGVGQYDAGWPKIEAEWFYEKDSLTRKQSSADGGFELAGMHNGGWIRFANVDMTSSGKQFTAQLAGLSPKGKLEVRTGSISGPLIGTIKSVANKSKSPNQYQILSCNINPPKGKTDIFLVYKDADKKAALSLDWISFNQKTGSRNTDHKK; encoded by the coding sequence ATGGCAAAAAATAACATTTTAAACAGATCATTCATCTGTCTGTACAGTATTCTGTCGTGCAGTATAGCACTCGCACAAAATCCAATAATCGGTATACCGGGCATTTCCGATCCTCATGTAAGGGTTTTTAACAACAAAATATACCTGTATTCCGGGCATGATGACAAACCCACCGATACCACCTGGATAATGAAAGACTGGAGAGTATTCTCTACCTCTGATCTTGTAAACTGGAAACAGGAAACCATAATCTCACCCAAAGACAATTATATGGGTGCCAACTCTACAGATTGCTGGGCCGGTGACGCAGCTGAAAGAAAGGGAAAATACTATTTCTATTTTTCAGACAGGAAAAGAAGTATAGGCGTAATGAAGGCCGATTCACCTGGTGGAAAATATATGGACGCACTGGGCAAACCCCTGGTCGCACCCATGCACGATCCAACCATTATTACAGACGATGATCCAAATAAAACACCTTATTTGGTGTATGGTGACAAAGAAGGCGGAGGTTATCATATCGCAAAGCTCAATGAAGATATGATATCGCTTGCTGAAACACCCAAACCTATCACAATCACAGGCGAAGGATGGGAAAAAGTGGGCGGTTGGATGGATAAAAATTATATTTTCAAATATAAAGATACGTACTACCTGAGCTGGGGAACGGAATATGCGGTATCCAAAAACATATATGGGCCTTATACTGGAGCCGGATCTACTGGAAAAGGTCATCATTTAGGTGTATTGGCCCACAGCAGTTTTTTCTGGTGGAAAGGACAATTTTACCATGCATGGTGCTATTACCTTAAACAAGGTTACAAATTCAGATCAACGATTATTACCTATTGCCATTTCGATGATCAGGGGCGTCTTGTAACTGACACCGACTTTCTGGACAAGCACTTTGCTAACGGAGTTGGACAGTATGATGCAGGTTGGCCTAAAATAGAAGCCGAATGGTTTTATGAAAAAGACAGCCTTACCCGTAAACAATCCTCTGCTGATGGTGGCTTTGAACTTGCCGGAATGCATAACGGCGGCTGGATTCGTTTTGCAAATGTGGACATGACCAGCAGCGGCAAACAGTTTACTGCACAATTAGCCGGTCTCTCGCCAAAAGGTAAATTGGAAGTACGTACTGGTAGCATAAGCGGTCCCTTGATCGGAACAATAAAATCCGTTGCAAATAAAAGTAAAAGCCCAAATCAATATCAGATCTTATCCTGTAATATCAATCCGCCAAAAGGCAAAACGGACATATTCTTAGTGTATAAAGATGCTGATAAAAAAGCAGCTCTATCGTTGGACTGGATAAGTTTTAACCAGAAAACAGGTTCACGAAATACCGATCACAAAAAGTAA
- a CDS encoding DUF5017 domain-containing protein — protein MRSYKTLLALPALFLFMSCEKNISPEPIRFDVEMFTNSGTKATQFKVNDTLNFKFTGNPDRITFYSGEVGSMYANRERTSDPSPDNTLRFFTNRGTAGSGGLKLLLSTDNMLYTQFNNKDSLSIPAANWKDISDRVTWANGASNIQSGDISLNTETTTGSGTVWLAFKYTAPAGVAQSTWTVGNIDLRHKSGSTIYTILTSAIVVPTTFPTFTVSPGWGSVNVSNSLIKWAYNGGSAGDPKIGQSLSSNTGTQSFVIRGNTNAATALESESWIVTGPIDLKRVLPDVGLSVKNKTENAEIVSKGFYASPKANFTYKFTTPGTYEMVFFSQNDTGFGQNSITKTIKVDIIP, from the coding sequence ATGCGATCATATAAAACATTATTGGCATTACCAGCATTATTTCTGTTCATGTCATGCGAAAAAAACATTTCTCCCGAACCCATCCGATTTGATGTGGAAATGTTTACCAATTCTGGTACAAAGGCAACACAATTTAAAGTGAATGATACTTTAAACTTTAAATTTACGGGTAATCCTGACCGAATTACATTCTACTCCGGTGAAGTTGGAAGTATGTATGCTAACCGGGAAAGGACAAGCGATCCTTCACCTGACAATACACTGAGATTTTTTACCAATCGAGGTACTGCCGGGTCAGGAGGATTAAAGTTGTTGCTTTCGACTGATAACATGCTCTATACACAATTTAACAACAAAGACTCTCTCTCAATACCTGCGGCTAATTGGAAAGATATCTCCGATCGTGTAACATGGGCAAACGGAGCCAGCAATATTCAATCAGGCGATATCAGCCTGAATACAGAAACCACTACAGGCTCCGGTACCGTCTGGCTGGCTTTTAAATATACTGCTCCCGCTGGAGTAGCACAAAGTACATGGACCGTTGGAAATATCGATTTACGTCACAAGTCAGGAAGTACTATTTACACCATCTTAACTTCTGCCATTGTGGTACCAACAACCTTCCCGACTTTTACAGTAAGTCCGGGTTGGGGATCCGTAAATGTGTCCAACTCTTTAATTAAATGGGCATATAACGGGGGTAGTGCAGGAGATCCGAAAATCGGACAAAGTCTTTCATCTAACACCGGCACACAGAGTTTTGTGATCCGGGGCAATACAAATGCTGCTACAGCCCTGGAATCAGAAAGCTGGATTGTGACAGGCCCGATTGATTTAAAAAGAGTTTTACCAGATGTTGGACTTTCAGTGAAAAACAAAACTGAAAATGCTGAAATCGTATCCAAAGGTTTTTATGCTTCACCAAAAGCAAATTTCACTTACAAATTTACAACACCAGGAACCTATGAGATGGTCTTCTTTTCGCAAAATGATACTGGTTTTGGACAAAATTCTATAACAAAAACAATAAAAGTAGATATTATACCCTGA
- a CDS encoding RagB/SusD family nutrient uptake outer membrane protein — protein MNNLIQFISALFQFKQKKVIFICSGALLLSTISCTKFLETTPQDFVPPANYYQNKEELTSALAGVYGPLGLYEVYGELLSIQSQGATDEGFGIYFSGIANDVSMNLQTYTHNKINAFWQHCYTGIERSNLLLEYADKANADAKFIVMVKAEAKFMRGYYHFLLAQYFGGIPIKIESSKDPDKVDFPRATEKEVYDQILKDMTEAEPDLVDINSPELKSASSRVSKSAAQGILARVCLKMAGYPLYDKSKYADALSWAKKVQSSGFHTLLSTNDANPNVVNLRGMTLQYPATNGNPAYANNGYAQVFLNELTNRYDVRESIWEVDYFIQGIAAGKTGYIGSQIGLRNGNNDPIYGRTAPTINAQQYLYSKYAEGDLRRDWAIAPYVNMGDGGAAGAPRRVFYASNDLLSRSVGKWRREYEALGPGFNVKPNWSTQINFPVLRYSDVLLMICEAEFMVNGPTQIALDAINQVRRRGYGKDLNTPYPAVDLTAASLTLSEIQDERARELCFEAIRKTDLIRWGIYIKRMQELIDFNNTYGMPGGATLTNANRAALNALAGGNKFLLWPIPSGETQVNKEITQNPGY, from the coding sequence ATGAACAACTTAATCCAATTTATTTCTGCTTTATTTCAATTTAAACAGAAAAAAGTCATATTCATATGCTCAGGCGCTTTGTTATTATCAACTATAAGCTGTACAAAATTTTTAGAAACTACACCTCAGGATTTTGTACCGCCAGCCAACTACTATCAAAATAAAGAAGAGCTTACTTCTGCACTTGCCGGTGTTTACGGCCCTTTGGGTTTGTATGAGGTATATGGAGAATTATTATCTATACAATCTCAAGGTGCTACAGATGAAGGATTTGGCATATATTTTTCCGGTATAGCAAATGATGTATCCATGAATCTCCAAACCTATACACACAACAAGATAAATGCGTTCTGGCAACATTGTTATACCGGAATAGAACGTTCTAATCTGTTGTTGGAGTACGCCGACAAAGCCAATGCTGACGCCAAATTTATTGTCATGGTAAAAGCCGAAGCAAAATTTATGAGAGGATATTATCATTTTTTACTTGCCCAATATTTCGGAGGTATACCCATAAAAATAGAATCGAGTAAAGATCCCGATAAAGTAGATTTTCCGCGCGCAACAGAAAAAGAAGTATACGATCAGATCTTAAAAGATATGACCGAAGCTGAGCCTGATCTGGTTGACATCAACTCTCCGGAATTAAAGTCAGCTTCAAGCAGAGTGTCTAAATCTGCTGCACAAGGTATCCTAGCAAGAGTATGTCTCAAGATGGCGGGCTATCCGTTATACGACAAAAGCAAGTATGCAGATGCCCTTTCATGGGCTAAAAAAGTGCAGTCTTCAGGCTTTCACACCTTACTCTCTACCAATGACGCAAACCCGAATGTAGTGAACTTAAGAGGAATGACTCTACAATATCCTGCTACTAACGGAAATCCTGCCTATGCTAACAATGGTTATGCGCAGGTATTTCTGAATGAACTGACAAATCGCTATGATGTGAGAGAAAGTATCTGGGAAGTAGATTATTTTATTCAGGGTATAGCTGCCGGTAAGACAGGGTACATTGGATCTCAGATCGGCTTGAGGAATGGAAACAATGATCCCATTTACGGAAGAACTGCACCTACTATCAATGCCCAACAATATTTATACAGCAAATATGCTGAAGGTGACCTGAGAAGAGACTGGGCAATAGCTCCTTATGTTAATATGGGAGATGGAGGAGCGGCAGGAGCTCCCCGAAGAGTATTTTATGCATCCAATGATCTGCTTAGCAGGTCTGTAGGTAAATGGAGAAGAGAATACGAAGCTTTGGGACCCGGGTTTAATGTGAAGCCTAACTGGTCTACTCAGATCAATTTTCCGGTATTAAGATACTCCGACGTCTTGTTAATGATATGTGAAGCCGAGTTTATGGTGAACGGACCTACTCAAATAGCGTTAGATGCCATCAATCAGGTAAGAAGAAGAGGATATGGTAAGGATTTAAATACCCCTTATCCAGCTGTAGATCTTACGGCTGCAAGTCTTACCTTATCTGAAATTCAGGATGAAAGAGCAAGAGAGCTTTGTTTCGAAGCGATTCGTAAAACAGATCTTATCCGCTGGGGAATCTATATCAAACGAATGCAGGAACTGATTGATTTCAATAATACATACGGAATGCCGGGAGGTGCAACTTTAACAAATGCTAACCGGGCTGCATTAAATGCACTTGCAGGAGGAAATAAATTCCTGCTATGGCCTATTCCTTCAGGAGAAACTCAGGTAAATAAAGAAATTACGCAAAATCCCGGTTATTAA
- a CDS encoding SusC/RagA family TonB-linked outer membrane protein — protein MLITITGNASATPQPGQQKKETIRGIVKDEQGNPLEGASILIVQLKKTTSSDKKGEFAIEDVPHGTYTLQLSYLGYIPTRTDITVKAGNPRLSFTLQTDATGLNEVIVVGYGTQKRSDLTGSIAKAPVEDMQKAPVGNFTDALAGRVAGVVVSAPGGQPGSTPNIVIRGNNSISQSNSPLWVVDGFPMEDANATSINPNDIESVEVLKDASATAIYGARGANGVILVTTKKGKAGPPVVTFNGSYGWQKIGKTMKLMSPEDFLNYQSERDILTNNLYRNPVSGILGPGTVTDSIYFRNAMIEDYRNIEGTDFQRSMFLNSPMQNYDISIRGGTDKTKYSLSGGILDQDGVLINSGFRRYQGRINLEQVISRIFKIGADVNYANQKGWGGSPVPANISGYFTAQMSPFYTMWGYRPVSPLGKDGSQTVDLETDFLDPAQWNTSSIANQYIINPLINQQHRVRDNITNSLNANAYIDIDILKDLKLRITGGINQWARKEIQFNDAQTAEGSPLTANGSTYGVNGSVTNSEFTGWSNENILTWNKSFVEKHNLTMTGVISEQGGLYTQDGAAAVKLPKPELGIAGLSQGTPQNVLSSKSNWTLASFMARANYNYDSKYFLTFSYRADGSSKFGPDNKWGNFWSGAVKWNFFNESFLKDTQWLSNGALRASYGQTGNNRVSDFATYSRMGILTPVVAHSSDGAIFANEVPPFAYPSSFGNPQLRWETTEQTNIGLDLGVFKGRIALTVDVYRKKTKDLLLNAAVPLVQGYRSVFKNIGSMQNQGLEIGLTTTNVQTADFRWTSNFNISWNQSKILALAQNQESIPSTTGFDAQFSNTPSYLSKVGQPIGQMYGLVWDGVYQYEDFNYTTALNTSAGFPGQGSHWVLKDNVPTNGNNRASIQPGDIKFKDLNGDGIVNAEDYTVIGRGLPIHTGGFGNNFSYKDFDLNLFLQWSYGNNIQNANRIIFEGNINNTPQFNQFESYNNRWTPENTNTTIFRTGGAGPSGTYSSRTIEDGSYLRLKTVSIGYSLPATITNKMKLQKLRIHFSGQNLLTLTGYSGLDPEISTYNSVLTPGFDWSGYPQSRTFTLGLNATF, from the coding sequence ATGCTAATTACAATCACGGGCAATGCCTCGGCGACACCTCAGCCAGGACAACAGAAAAAGGAAACTATTCGGGGAATCGTCAAAGATGAACAGGGTAATCCCTTAGAAGGAGCCTCTATACTCATTGTTCAACTCAAAAAAACAACTTCATCAGATAAGAAGGGAGAGTTTGCTATTGAAGACGTGCCGCATGGTACATATACCCTGCAGCTATCCTACCTTGGTTACATACCTACCCGTACTGATATTACAGTGAAAGCTGGCAATCCCAGATTATCATTTACGTTACAGACAGATGCAACAGGTCTCAATGAAGTTATCGTAGTGGGTTATGGTACTCAGAAGCGTTCAGATTTGACAGGCTCTATAGCTAAAGCTCCGGTAGAAGATATGCAAAAGGCTCCGGTAGGAAATTTTACAGATGCGTTGGCAGGACGTGTAGCTGGAGTGGTTGTAAGTGCTCCCGGAGGTCAACCCGGAAGTACGCCAAATATTGTAATCAGGGGTAACAATTCTATAAGTCAAAGCAACTCTCCTCTTTGGGTTGTAGATGGCTTTCCAATGGAAGATGCCAACGCCACCTCTATAAATCCAAATGATATAGAAAGTGTGGAAGTGCTTAAAGATGCATCAGCCACTGCTATATATGGAGCCAGAGGTGCGAATGGCGTTATTCTCGTCACGACAAAAAAAGGTAAGGCAGGTCCTCCTGTGGTTACTTTCAATGGAAGTTACGGATGGCAGAAGATTGGAAAAACGATGAAACTGATGAGTCCTGAAGATTTTCTAAACTATCAGTCAGAACGAGATATTCTGACGAACAATCTGTATCGTAATCCTGTCTCAGGTATATTGGGTCCCGGTACAGTAACAGATTCCATTTATTTTCGTAACGCCATGATTGAAGACTACAGAAACATTGAAGGAACAGATTTTCAGCGGAGTATGTTTCTTAACAGTCCAATGCAGAATTACGATATCAGTATTCGCGGAGGTACAGATAAAACCAAGTATTCCCTATCAGGTGGCATACTCGATCAGGATGGTGTCTTGATCAATTCGGGATTTCGCCGATATCAGGGAAGAATAAATCTGGAACAAGTTATTTCAAGGATATTTAAAATTGGTGCAGATGTAAACTATGCCAACCAGAAAGGATGGGGAGGTTCGCCGGTTCCGGCAAATATCAGTGGATATTTCACAGCACAAATGTCACCTTTCTACACCATGTGGGGATATCGCCCTGTTTCCCCTTTAGGAAAGGACGGAAGTCAAACAGTCGATCTGGAAACAGATTTTCTAGATCCTGCACAATGGAATACGAGCAGTATAGCCAATCAATATATCATCAATCCGCTCATCAATCAACAGCATCGCGTAAGAGACAACATCACCAATTCACTCAATGCCAATGCCTATATAGATATTGACATCCTGAAGGATTTGAAATTACGTATTACAGGAGGAATCAATCAATGGGCTCGTAAAGAGATACAATTTAATGATGCCCAGACAGCGGAAGGCAGCCCGCTTACAGCCAATGGATCTACTTATGGAGTGAATGGTTCGGTAACCAATAGTGAATTTACCGGATGGTCAAACGAAAATATACTGACATGGAATAAGAGTTTTGTCGAAAAACATAATCTGACAATGACAGGAGTAATTAGTGAACAGGGAGGACTTTATACACAGGATGGTGCCGCAGCAGTCAAATTGCCAAAGCCTGAATTAGGTATAGCAGGGCTATCGCAAGGAACTCCTCAGAATGTACTCTCTTCAAAATCAAACTGGACACTGGCCTCCTTTATGGCAAGGGCTAACTACAACTACGATTCTAAATATTTCTTAACGTTCTCCTACAGAGCCGATGGGTCATCCAAATTTGGTCCCGATAATAAATGGGGGAATTTTTGGTCTGGTGCAGTGAAATGGAACTTTTTCAATGAATCTTTTCTTAAAGATACGCAATGGTTATCAAACGGAGCACTTAGGGCGAGCTACGGACAGACAGGTAACAATCGTGTCAGTGATTTTGCGACCTATTCAAGAATGGGTATACTCACACCAGTTGTAGCACATAGTTCTGACGGAGCTATTTTTGCAAATGAAGTTCCTCCTTTTGCATATCCCAGTTCTTTCGGAAATCCGCAGTTACGCTGGGAAACAACAGAGCAAACAAATATCGGCCTTGATCTGGGAGTATTCAAAGGGCGTATTGCTCTTACAGTAGATGTCTATCGCAAAAAAACAAAAGATTTATTGCTCAACGCAGCAGTTCCGTTAGTACAGGGATACCGCTCCGTATTTAAAAATATCGGAAGTATGCAAAATCAAGGGCTTGAAATTGGACTTACAACGACTAATGTACAAACAGCTGATTTCAGATGGACCAGTAATTTTAACATTTCATGGAATCAGAGTAAAATTCTTGCCCTCGCTCAAAATCAGGAATCAATCCCGTCGACTACAGGGTTCGATGCACAGTTTTCAAATACCCCATCCTACCTTTCAAAGGTAGGGCAGCCTATCGGACAAATGTATGGTCTGGTATGGGATGGCGTCTATCAGTATGAAGATTTTAATTACACAACAGCTCTCAATACATCTGCCGGATTTCCGGGACAAGGAAGCCATTGGGTATTAAAAGATAATGTCCCTACAAACGGAAATAACAGAGCGTCTATACAGCCCGGAGATATTAAGTTCAAAGACCTCAATGGTGATGGCATAGTCAATGCGGAAGATTATACTGTAATAGGTCGCGGACTTCCTATACATACCGGCGGTTTTGGTAATAATTTTTCATACAAAGATTTTGATCTGAATCTGTTCCTGCAATGGAGCTATGGTAACAATATTCAAAATGCGAACAGGATTATATTTGAGGGGAACATCAATAATACCCCCCAATTTAATCAGTTTGAGAGCTATAACAATCGCTGGACACCGGAAAACACAAATACTACAATTTTCAGAACAGGAGGAGCAGGTCCCAGCGGAACATACTCTAGCCGGACAATTGAAGACGGATCCTATTTACGTCTGAAGACCGTCTCAATTGGCTATAGTCTGCCTGCGACAATCACAAACAAAATGAAACTTCAAAAATTAAGAATACATTTTTCCGGACAGAATTTATTAACGCTGACAGGCTATTCAGGTTTGGATCCCGAAATCAGTACCTATAACAGTGTGCTGACACCAGGGTTCGACTGGAGCGGATACCCTCAGTCCAGGACTTTCACATTAGGACTAAATGCTACATTTTAA